One window of the Thiohalophilus sp. genome contains the following:
- the folB gene encoding dihydroneopterin aldolase translates to MDIIYLNDLRIDTVIGIYDWERRIKQTVVLDLEMGADIRKAAASDHIDDTLNYKAVAKRIIGFVEESEYQLVETLAEKVAEIILGEFNVPWVRIRLNKQGAVRGARDVGVIIERGTQA, encoded by the coding sequence ATGGATATTATTTATCTTAACGACCTGCGCATTGATACCGTCATCGGTATCTATGACTGGGAGCGGCGCATCAAGCAGACCGTGGTGCTGGATCTGGAAATGGGCGCCGACATCCGTAAGGCCGCCGCCAGCGACCACATCGACGACACACTCAACTACAAGGCCGTGGCCAAACGCATCATCGGCTTTGTGGAAGAGAGCGAATACCAGCTGGTCGAAACCCTGGCGGAAAAAGTTGCCGAAATTATTCTGGGTGAATTCAACGTGCCCTGGGTGCGGATCCGGCTCAACAAGCAGGGCGCGGTGCGCGGCGCACGGGATGTGGGCGTGATCATCGAGCGCGGCACGCAGGCCTGA
- the plsY gene encoding glycerol-3-phosphate 1-O-acyltransferase PlsY, producing the protein MAIIDYSLIAGAYLLGSLSSAIIVCKLAGLPDPRGTGSGNPGATNVLRLGSKRAAAITLLGDMLKGLLPVLLAVTLQVSPLVLGLVGFAAFVGHLYPVFFQFKGGKGVATLLGVLFGFSFWVGLATAATWLFIAKGLKISSLSALVAMALAPVYTWLILGPAWELVIASAAMAVLSFWRHRSNIARLVKGEESLIGKN; encoded by the coding sequence ATGGCGATCATCGATTACAGTCTGATAGCGGGCGCTTATCTGCTCGGCTCGCTCTCATCCGCCATCATTGTCTGCAAGCTGGCGGGGCTGCCCGATCCGCGCGGCACGGGCTCCGGCAACCCCGGCGCCACCAACGTGCTGCGCCTGGGCAGCAAGAGGGCGGCCGCCATTACTTTGCTCGGCGATATGCTCAAGGGCTTGCTGCCGGTACTGCTGGCGGTCACGCTGCAGGTCAGTCCGCTGGTGCTGGGGCTGGTTGGCTTCGCAGCCTTTGTCGGCCATCTGTATCCGGTGTTTTTCCAGTTCAAAGGCGGCAAGGGCGTGGCCACGCTGCTGGGCGTCCTGTTCGGGTTTAGCTTCTGGGTTGGTCTGGCGACGGCCGCCACCTGGCTGTTCATCGCCAAGGGTTTGAAGATCTCTTCCCTGTCAGCGCTGGTCGCCATGGCGCTGGCGCCGGTTTATACGTGGTTGATACTCGGCCCGGCATGGGAGCTGGTGATTGCCAGCGCCGCCATGGCCGTGCTCTCCTTCTGGCGCCATCGCAGTAACATTGCCCGGCTGGTCAAAGGGGAAGAGAGCCTGATCGGCAAAAACTAG
- the thiS gene encoding sulfur carrier protein ThiS: MQIVVNGEQKQVEPGLTAAALVEQMGLGGRRIAMEVNLEILPRSRYGEHTFTDGDRVEIVHAVGGG; the protein is encoded by the coding sequence ATGCAGATTGTCGTCAATGGCGAGCAGAAACAGGTTGAGCCGGGTCTGACGGCGGCGGCGCTGGTCGAGCAGATGGGCCTGGGCGGGCGGCGTATCGCCATGGAGGTGAATCTGGAGATCCTGCCGCGCAGCCGCTATGGCGAGCATACCTTTACCGACGGCGACCGGGTGGAAATCGTCCATGCCGTGGGTGGCGGTTGA
- a CDS encoding methyl-accepting chemotaxis protein, with translation MHSARLITLKRLWPGALLLLGGVLLVVVLSSQGRTLPWFEALLLLLLAAGVGWLWYRNRQYRDTLQWATVCLRAQRCTPAMPANTPRLTPVRQFRSALRDLLYGRAGSDPGADNVISLPARQARVLARTVVDIQQDLELQQAMLELLERCFDSKPGVVEVLGEEVDLSLHSVLAILEELAEQTDNIALNAAIEAARADEGSESIATVTRETGSLAWKIRQYVGEIRKVARIQESGTGSDTQPEMEETAGQALALLRQLREISRQTEIRLDQLRSACSGLAEQDEQAPD, from the coding sequence ATGCACAGCGCGCGGTTGATCACACTGAAACGACTCTGGCCGGGAGCCCTCCTGTTGCTGGGGGGCGTCCTGCTTGTCGTCGTGCTGAGCAGTCAGGGCAGAACGTTGCCCTGGTTCGAGGCGCTGCTGTTGCTGCTTCTGGCCGCTGGCGTGGGCTGGCTCTGGTACCGGAATCGTCAGTACCGGGATACCCTGCAATGGGCCACTGTTTGTCTCAGGGCACAACGCTGCACACCGGCCATGCCAGCGAACACGCCGCGTCTTACCCCGGTCCGTCAGTTTCGCTCGGCGCTGCGCGATCTCCTTTATGGCCGTGCGGGGAGCGACCCCGGGGCGGACAACGTCATTTCACTGCCGGCGCGGCAGGCCCGGGTGCTGGCCCGGACCGTGGTGGATATTCAACAGGACCTGGAACTGCAGCAGGCGATGCTGGAACTACTGGAGCGCTGTTTTGATAGCAAGCCCGGCGTGGTTGAGGTCCTCGGCGAGGAAGTGGACCTCTCGTTGCACAGTGTGCTGGCCATCCTCGAGGAACTGGCCGAGCAGACCGACAACATTGCCCTCAACGCGGCGATCGAGGCCGCCCGCGCCGACGAAGGATCGGAGAGTATCGCCACGGTGACGCGTGAAACCGGCAGCCTGGCCTGGAAAATTCGCCAGTACGTCGGGGAAATCAGGAAAGTCGCCAGGATACAGGAAAGTGGCACGGGATCGGATACCCAGCCGGAAATGGAGGAGACGGCCGGGCAGGCACTGGCCCTGTTGCGCCAGTTACGCGAGATCAGCCGCCAGACCGAAATCCGGCTGGATCAGTTACGCAGCGCCTGCTCGGGGCTGGCGGAACAGGACGAACAAGCTCCGGATTAA
- a CDS encoding thiazole synthase yields MSSSKQDTPLTIAGREYHSRLLVGSGKYKDLDETRRATEASGAEIVTVAVRRSNIGQNPDEPNLLDAIPTDKYTILPNTAGCYTADDAVRTCRLARELLDGHDLVKLEVLGDEKTLFPDVQQTLKAAETLIKDGFKVMVYTTDDLIIAKELEAMGCVAVMPLAAPIGSGLGIRNPYNIRFIIEELSVPVLVDAGVGTASDAAVAMELGCDGVLMNTAIAGAQDPVLMASAMKKAIEAGREAYLAGRMPRKQYASASSPLDGTFF; encoded by the coding sequence ATGAGCAGCAGTAAACAAGATACCCCGTTGACCATTGCCGGCAGGGAATACCACTCCCGCCTGCTGGTCGGCAGCGGCAAATACAAGGATCTCGATGAGACCCGTCGGGCCACCGAGGCCTCCGGCGCCGAGATCGTCACCGTGGCGGTACGCCGCAGCAACATCGGCCAGAATCCGGACGAGCCCAACCTGCTCGACGCCATCCCGACGGACAAATACACCATCCTGCCCAACACCGCCGGCTGCTATACCGCCGACGATGCCGTGCGCACCTGTCGCCTGGCCCGCGAGCTGCTGGACGGCCACGATCTGGTCAAGCTGGAAGTGCTGGGCGACGAGAAGACCCTGTTCCCCGATGTGCAGCAAACCCTCAAGGCGGCCGAGACCCTGATCAAGGACGGCTTCAAGGTGATGGTCTACACCACCGACGATCTGATTATTGCCAAAGAGCTGGAAGCTATGGGTTGCGTGGCGGTGATGCCGCTGGCCGCGCCCATCGGTTCGGGGCTGGGGATCCGCAATCCCTATAACATCCGCTTTATCATCGAGGAGCTGAGCGTGCCGGTACTGGTGGATGCAGGAGTCGGCACCGCCTCCGATGCGGCGGTCGCCATGGAGCTGGGTTGCGACGGGGTGTTGATGAACACCGCCATCGCCGGGGCGCAGGATCCAGTGCTGATGGCCTCGGCCATGAAAAAGGCGATCGAGGCCGGCCGCGAGGCTTACCTGGCCGGGCGCATGCCGCGCAAGCAGTACGCCAGTGCCTCATCGCCGCTGGACGGGACGTTTTTCTAG